The following are encoded in a window of Cydia splendana chromosome 6, ilCydSple1.2, whole genome shotgun sequence genomic DNA:
- the LOC134791883 gene encoding uncharacterized protein LOC134791883, whose protein sequence is MNSFANTIYFLSIFCISLILANNLRHLKRMEKCSKIVCPLVKATICVKVKDQNTPRRHVMMSKCELKLIKCHGDVNTTVVPGKYCNALRQGNILPGKEEDPVNDSSPKILQGDSPVVQEDPVNDSAPRDRVDQEDPVNDSDPKDRVDQEDPVNDSGPKDGVDQEDPVNDSSPSKIQQEENPVDDEDPGKDSDTSGISKEEDHVGQQEVANESDNDDVPRVEGDNDGEKRNDQSGADCPQKCQNRRVMVCARCPHGIYRTFMSSCFMRMYQCQHPNEKLELVSRHACTGSAPYMGEMPKSIGENVEPYDEDPVLNHIYHRLSVQD, encoded by the exons ATGAATTCATTTGCAAACACAATATACTTTTTGTCga ttttttgtatCAGCTTGATACTAGCGAATAATTTACGGCATTTAAAACGAATGGAAAAGTGTTCTAAAATAGTATGTCCGTTGGTGAAAGCCACCATTTGCGTGAAAGTAAAGGACCAAAATACTCCGAGGCGTCATGTCATGATGTCTAAATGCGAGCTGAAACTTATCAAATGTCATGGAG atgtaAACACAACAGTAGTACCTGGAAAGTACTGCAACG CACTTAGGCAAGGGAACATTTTACCTGGAAAGGAAGAAGACCCTGTTAACGATTCCAGCCCCAAGATACTACAAGGAGATAGCCCTGTAGTTCAGGAAGATCCTGTTAATGACTCTGCTCCGAGAGACCGTGTAGATCAGGAAGATCCTGTTAATGACTCCGATCCGAAAGACCGTGTAGATCAGGAAGATCCTGTTAATGACTCCGGCCCGAAAGACGGTGTAGATCAGGAAGATCCTGTCAACGATTCCAGCCCCTCCAAAATTCAGCAAGAAGAAAACCCTGTAGATGATGAAGATCCTGGTAAAGATTCCGATACTTCTGGGATATCGAAAGAAGAAGACCATGTAGGCCAGCAAGAAGTTGCTAATGAATCTGATAACGATGACGTACCGCGAGTAGAAGGTGATAACGATGGCGAAAAAA GGAATGACCAATCTGGAGCCGACTGTCCTCAGAAGTGCCAAAATCGCAGAGTGATGGTGTGTGCGCGCTGTCCTCACGGCATCTACCGCACGTTCATGAGCAGCTGCTTCATGAGGATGTATCAGTGCCAGCATCCTAATGAAA AGTTGGAACTGGTATCACGGCACGCTTGCACAGGCTCAGCACCATATATGGGTGAGATGCCGAAGTCGATTGGGGAAAACGTGGAGCCTTATGATGAGGATCCCGTGCTCAACCATATTTACCACAGATTGAGTGTACAAGATTAA